The Choristoneura fumiferana chromosome 11, NRCan_CFum_1, whole genome shotgun sequence genome includes a region encoding these proteins:
- the LOC141432341 gene encoding polyglutamine-binding protein 1-like, whose translation MPLPPLLAARLAKRGILKPSTVEASNEIPVPQVNEEIIAENYDNKPEEQNKELYWEGIEGVNVDPIKGHKGCPNKNNIFHECSIFCVKTWKQGKVVPDEVYLENKRKVLELWPLPPGWEEIYDPGLGQHYFWNVHNNMVSWLPPAHPRACLTESAAHLREERLLKEGDDSDDSSEASDQEVPQQPNKEKRREKREREKSNVHHRDKGRSRVKDNDLDPMDPAAYSEIARGTWSAGLDTHAKTGVDTTASGSLYQMRPYPAPGAILAANAKNQPPPSP comes from the coding sequence ATGCCATTGCCACCATTACTTGCTGCTCGATTAGCAAAGAGAGGAATTCTTAAGCCGTCTACTGTAGAAGCTAGTAATGAAATTCCTGTCCCGCAAGTAAACGAAGAAATAATCGCAGAGAATTACGATAATAAACCAGAAGAACAAAATAAGGAGCTTTATTGGGAAGGTATAGAAGGTGTTAATGTTGATCCTATTAAAGGTCACAAAGGCTGCCCCAACAAGAACAACATATTCCACGAATGCTCAATTTTTTGCGTGAAAACCTGGAAACAAGGCAAAGTGGTTCCTGATGAAGTGTACTTGGAGAATAAACGTAAGGTTTTAGAGTTGTGGCCGTTGCCGCCTGGTTGGGAGGAAATTTACGACCCTGGGCTTGGCCAGCATTACTTCTGGAATGTTCACAACAATATGGTCTCTTGGCTACCGCCGGCGCACCCGCGTGCGTGCCTCACTGAAAGCGCAGCACACTTGCGGGAAGAGCGACTGCTGAAAGAGGGAGATGATAGTGATGACAGCAGTGAGGCTTCAGATCAAGAAGTACCTCAGCAACCAAACAAAGAAAAGCGCCGTGAAAAACGTGAAAGGGAAAAATCGAATGTTCACCATAGAGATAAAGGAAGATCTAGAGTTAAGGACAATGATTTAGATCCAATGGATCCTGCTGCATATTCTGAAATAGCTAGAGGTACATGGAGTGCTGGGCTTGATACCCATGCCAAAACTGGTGTTGATACTACTGCGTCAGGCTCACTATACCAGATGAGGCCTTACCCTGCTCCTGGTGCAATTCTTGCAGCAAATGCCAAAAATCAACCTCCACCATCACCATAA
- the LOC141432622 gene encoding uncharacterized protein: MTFTAREKAFKLFRWWDTRVSEELAAPVGSVPLGSSPAQALAALAPRRRCWTVLADDGSIAGVFTADNARRRLANLSGSTSEDLEKFIVKKFYKVDLAENPTLGLVSRILDIAPFVVVVKKDTVSNVQKAVGVITSSDLLGHISKAQYKNGTQN; the protein is encoded by the exons atgaccTTCACTGCAAGAGAAAAGGCGTTTAAACTATTCAG GTGGTGGGATACGCGGGTGAGCGAAGAGCTCGCGGCGCCGGTGGGTAGCGTGCCGCTCGGCAGCTCGCCGGCGCAGGCGCTGGCAGCGCTCGCCCCGCGGCGCCGCTGCTGGACCGTGCTCGCTGACGACGG ATCCATAGCTGGTGTGTTCACGGCTGACAACGCAAGGAGAAGACTGGCTAACTTATCTGGCTCAACCTCAGAAGACCTTGAAAAGTTTATAGTCAAGAAGTTTTACAAAGTAGACCTTGCAGAGAACCCCACTCTAGGACTGGTGTCTCGGATACTCGATATTGCACCTTTCGTAGTAGTTGTTAAAAAAG ATACAGTCTCAAATGTTCAGAAAGCTGTCGGAGTAATAACATCTAGCGACCTACTTGGGCATATCTCTAAGGCGCAGTATAAAAATGGTACTCAAAATTGA